The Epinephelus lanceolatus isolate andai-2023 chromosome 21, ASM4190304v1, whole genome shotgun sequence genome has a segment encoding these proteins:
- the LOC117246986 gene encoding uncharacterized protein LOC117246986: MFINSLWHRVVLQSAQAVNSEHSGRQHKLVIPVDVPGKTLVLLIGASHLHSLADGIVLMPEDCHTFGVMSTPGVCTDQLRTEDENAVLPRISDAVCVMAPSNNLTASKTPKQGGITFGQYLATVCSVWPTAQVFAGTLSHT, encoded by the exons atgttcATCAACAGCTTGTGGCACAGGGTGGTGCTACAAAGTGCACAAGCGGTCAATTCTGAGCACAGTGGGCGCCAGCATAAATTGGTCATTCCAGTTGACGTCCCAGGCAAGACG CTTGTTCTTCTTATAGGGGCGTCCCATCTGCACTCCCTTGCAGATGGGATTGTGCTGATGCCAGAGGATTGCCACACCTTTGGCGTCATGTCCACTCCAGGGGTGTGCACTGACCAGCTCAGGACTGAGGATGAAAATGCTGTTCTTCCTCGGATCTCTGATGCTGTCTGTGTCATGGCCCCTAGCAACAACCTGACGGCCAGCAAGACGCCTAAGCAAGGAGGCATAACTTTTGGCCAATACCTGGCCACTGTCTGCAGCGTCTGGCCGACTGCACAG gtCTTCGCTGGGACCTTGTCCCACACTTGA